From Chryseobacterium sp. H1D6B, a single genomic window includes:
- a CDS encoding biopolymer transporter ExbD, with translation MAEVQVQEKGGKGGKVRSKKQNTRVDMTPMVDLGFLLITFFMFTTTFSKPNVMDLGLPAKPKEDQPKPPPTEIKLSNSISLLLGKDNKIFWHQQDNTSLTDQNLNETTFDREGIRKVIQQAKANAADKSKFTVIIKPTDDAVYKNFVDILDEMAITKSEQYGVTDLKPWEKAIYDRKVGNNGAAKPAATK, from the coding sequence ATGGCAGAAGTACAAGTACAGGAAAAAGGCGGCAAAGGCGGCAAGGTACGTTCCAAGAAACAGAATACCAGAGTCGATATGACTCCGATGGTGGACTTGGGTTTTCTATTGATTACCTTCTTTATGTTCACAACCACATTTAGTAAACCGAACGTTATGGATTTGGGACTTCCGGCAAAACCAAAAGAGGATCAGCCGAAACCACCCCCAACAGAGATTAAACTTTCTAACTCTATTTCTTTATTATTAGGAAAAGACAATAAGATATTTTGGCATCAGCAGGATAATACTTCTTTAACTGATCAAAATCTTAATGAAACTACTTTTGACAGAGAAGGAATTAGAAAAGTAATCCAGCAGGCAAAAGCAAATGCGGCAGATAAAAGTAAATTTACTGTTATTATCAAACCGACTGACGATGCTGTTTATAAGAACTTTGTAGATATTCTTGATGAAATGGCTATTACCAAAAGCGAGCAGTACGGTGTTACTGATCTGAAGCCTTGGGAAAAAGCTATTTACGACAGAAAAGTTGGTAACAATGGTGCAGCTAAACCTGCAGCTACAAAGTAA
- a CDS encoding energy transducer TonB, giving the protein MADENLYNSNPTLDEIVFENRNKEYGAYDLRHQYSKILTKSFLLGTALFLILALSPFIYLTIKRLTAPPKQEVKADLVNILDEDKIIEQPKEEEPPPPPPPPKEEKIEVIQNVVPEPVKAPKIETPPPPISKQLETTTGLQNQEGVKAPAYTPPPPPPSTGTRTSTAEVKPQVSDTQVYTEVEQTAEFPGGINAFRNKVSNNFDTSALEGAEGVVKGEVTFVVERDGSITDVKVTGANSDFNTEAVRTIKSIKNKWAPAKINGQSVRYRFRLPLAMQPPE; this is encoded by the coding sequence ATGGCAGATGAAAATCTATACAATTCGAATCCTACTTTAGATGAGATTGTATTTGAAAATAGAAATAAAGAATATGGTGCTTACGATCTTAGACATCAATATTCTAAGATCTTAACAAAATCGTTTCTTCTTGGTACAGCATTATTTCTAATTTTGGCTTTGTCTCCTTTTATTTATCTTACGATTAAGAGACTTACTGCTCCGCCTAAACAAGAAGTGAAGGCAGATTTAGTAAATATCTTGGATGAAGATAAGATTATAGAGCAGCCAAAAGAAGAAGAACCACCTCCACCACCACCTCCACCAAAAGAGGAAAAAATAGAGGTTATTCAAAATGTTGTTCCAGAGCCTGTAAAAGCTCCAAAAATTGAAACACCTCCGCCGCCAATTTCTAAGCAGTTAGAAACTACGACGGGACTTCAAAATCAAGAAGGGGTAAAAGCTCCGGCTTATACACCGCCACCGCCACCGCCATCTACGGGGACAAGAACTTCAACAGCTGAAGTAAAACCTCAGGTAAGTGATACTCAGGTTTATACCGAAGTAGAACAGACTGCAGAATTCCCAGGAGGTATCAATGCCTTTAGAAATAAAGTGTCTAATAATTTTGATACTTCTGCGTTAGAAGGAGCAGAGGGTGTTGTTAAAGGTGAAGTTACTTTCGTTGTTGAAAGAGATGGAAGTATAACTGATGTTAAAGTTACAGGAGCTAATTCTGATTTTAATACAGAAGCAGTAAGAACGATCAAATCGATTAAAAATAAATGGGCTCCGGCGAAAATAAACGGACAGTCTGTTAGATATCGATTCAGATTGCCTCTTGCGATGCAGCCACCAGAATAA
- the bshB1 gene encoding bacillithiol biosynthesis deacetylase BshB1, with translation MKTDILAFGAHPDDVELGCGGTIAKLVSEGKKCVIVDLTRGEMGTRGTDETRKEEATDSAKILGVAARENLGMKDGFLENSEEYQMKIVKMIRKYRPEIVLANAIDDRHPDHAKGAKLVSDACFLAGLRKIQTVEDGESQEVWRPKQIFHYIQWKNIEPEFVIDISEHLNKKIEACMAFKTQFYDPNSKEPVTPIATKDFFESLTYRAQDLGRLSGVAYAEGFTSEKLIAMKNFDGIVL, from the coding sequence ATGAAAACAGATATTCTTGCTTTTGGAGCACATCCTGACGATGTGGAACTGGGATGTGGCGGTACAATCGCCAAATTAGTCTCAGAAGGTAAAAAATGCGTTATAGTAGATCTTACTAGAGGCGAAATGGGGACAAGAGGAACAGATGAAACCAGAAAAGAAGAAGCCACTGATTCTGCAAAGATCTTGGGAGTTGCCGCAAGGGAGAATTTAGGAATGAAAGACGGCTTTCTTGAGAACTCAGAAGAATACCAGATGAAAATTGTTAAAATGATCCGCAAATACCGTCCAGAAATCGTTTTAGCGAACGCAATTGATGACAGGCATCCAGATCATGCAAAAGGGGCCAAATTAGTCTCTGATGCGTGCTTCTTAGCCGGATTGAGAAAGATTCAAACCGTAGAAGACGGAGAAAGCCAAGAAGTATGGAGGCCCAAGCAGATTTTCCATTATATCCAGTGGAAAAATATTGAGCCGGAATTTGTAATTGATATATCGGAACATCTAAATAAGAAGATTGAAGCCTGTATGGCCTTTAAAACTCAGTTTTATGACCCGAATTCTAAAGAACCCGTAACGCCGATTGCCACAAAAGACTTTTTTGAGAGCTTAACTTACCGTGCACAAGATTTAGGAAGATTATCGGGAGTCGCTTATGCTGAGGGATTTACGTCTGAGAAGCTGATTGCGATGAAAAATTTTGATGGAATTGTTTTGTAA
- a CDS encoding biopolymer transporter ExbD, protein MARVKPKRHGVVTDMTAMCDVAFLLLTFFILTTQFKKPDVEQIKPPSSISEKLLPDASLMTINATPDGKFYFQPVENASERLQLLDKMGQKYGVAFDNNEKAAFQKVQAIGVPMNQLKSYLDLSDAEQKSFKSPTGIPMDSANKQLVDWVKESLSVNPDYKLAIKGDVTTEYPKVKSLFEGLRDIDFLKFWLITSQEGKPNE, encoded by the coding sequence ATGGCGAGAGTCAAACCAAAAAGACATGGAGTAGTGACGGACATGACCGCGATGTGTGACGTTGCGTTTCTACTACTTACATTCTTTATATTGACCACTCAGTTTAAGAAACCTGACGTGGAGCAGATTAAACCGCCATCTTCAATATCAGAGAAGTTACTTCCTGATGCTAGTTTAATGACTATCAACGCTACTCCAGACGGAAAATTTTATTTTCAGCCGGTAGAGAATGCATCAGAGAGATTACAGCTTTTAGATAAAATGGGCCAAAAGTACGGTGTTGCTTTTGACAATAACGAAAAAGCTGCATTTCAAAAAGTACAAGCAATCGGGGTTCCTATGAACCAATTGAAAAGCTATCTTGATTTGTCAGATGCGGAGCAGAAGAGTTTTAAGAGTCCTACTGGGATTCCTATGGATAGTGCAAATAAGCAGTTAGTAGACTGGGTAAAAGAAAGTTTAAGCGTAAATCCTGATTACAAATTAGCAATCAAAGGAGACGTTACTACCGAATACCCTAAAGTGAAAAGCTTATTTGAAGGTTTAAGAGATATTGATTTTCTTAAATTTTGGTTGATTACATCACAAGAAGGTAAACCTAATGAATAA
- a CDS encoding substrate-binding domain-containing protein has protein sequence MKNSIKIVILFILSIITVGCKKEDKSPSYHKGDLTILTDESFKSVTEALADGYMINYPETHIKVVTKKEDLGFLDLLNDKARIAVMSRELSPEEIKAYEEHVDLKFLPAKFAADAVIFIVPKDSPKESISMDEINKGMLSEDKEFIFDGTNSSNLNFVAQKLNKQPKDLKFSVIAGNENIIEQLNKYPNKIGVIGLNTFSRPYDKVSEKLKEMVKVLPVENKGKLYTADFDGLREMRYPFTRVLYFLTNEGNFNIANGFIRYSCTQLGQMIVQKEGLQPYNIFKREVQMR, from the coding sequence ATGAAGAATAGTATTAAAATTGTAATACTTTTTATTCTTAGTATTATTACTGTCGGATGTAAAAAAGAAGACAAATCCCCCTCTTATCATAAAGGTGATCTTACCATTCTTACTGATGAATCTTTTAAAAGTGTCACAGAAGCACTAGCTGATGGCTACATGATTAATTACCCTGAAACACACATTAAAGTAGTTACAAAAAAAGAAGATTTAGGCTTTCTTGATCTTTTAAATGATAAAGCAAGAATTGCTGTGATGTCCAGAGAGCTTTCTCCAGAAGAAATTAAAGCATATGAAGAACATGTAGACTTGAAATTCTTACCAGCGAAATTCGCGGCAGATGCTGTGATTTTTATAGTTCCAAAGGATTCTCCAAAAGAAAGTATTTCTATGGATGAAATTAATAAAGGAATGCTGTCTGAAGATAAGGAGTTTATTTTTGATGGAACAAATTCAAGTAATCTAAATTTTGTTGCTCAAAAGCTTAACAAACAGCCAAAAGATTTAAAATTTTCAGTGATAGCTGGAAATGAAAATATTATTGAACAATTAAATAAATATCCTAATAAAATAGGAGTTATAGGTTTAAATACTTTTAGCCGTCCTTATGATAAAGTTTCTGAGAAATTAAAAGAAATGGTAAAAGTATTGCCGGTAGAAAATAAAGGTAAACTTTATACTGCAGATTTCGATGGACTTCGTGAAATGAGATATCCCTTCACAAGAGTTTTATACTTTTTAACAAATGAAGGCAACTTTAATATTGCAAATGGCTTTATTAGATATTCATGCACACAATTAGGACAGATGATCGTACAAAAAGAAGGATTACAGCCTTATAACATTTTTAAAAGGGAGGTTCAAATGCGTTAA
- a CDS encoding MotA/TolQ/ExbB proton channel family protein, whose product MEMNVSKNDEQVVARKAGGLNPAVIIPILFVIGVCIYLFVLGSPGNFKDADKLGSGSVAFSSVEGKDIHPESFLGIIYKGGVIVPILITFMITVIVFSIERALILGKAAGKGNLDNFVVQVRSLLNQNKIDEALEECDRQQGSVGNVVKEGLTTYKALSHDTTLNKEQKMVALNKAIEEATTLEMPMLEKNMMILSTLGTVATLIALLGTVIGMIKAFFALGSGGGTPDAAALSTGISEALINTALGIGTSAIAIILYNYFTSKIDGLTYKIDEIAMSIQQSFAEFN is encoded by the coding sequence ACCCGGCTGTTATTATTCCTATTTTATTCGTTATAGGAGTTTGTATTTATTTATTCGTATTAGGAAGTCCTGGTAACTTCAAGGACGCAGATAAGCTAGGTAGCGGTTCTGTAGCCTTCTCAAGTGTTGAAGGAAAAGACATTCACCCAGAGTCGTTTTTAGGTATTATCTACAAAGGAGGTGTTATCGTACCAATCTTGATTACTTTCATGATTACGGTAATCGTTTTCTCTATTGAAAGAGCACTAATACTTGGTAAAGCTGCTGGTAAAGGAAACTTAGACAATTTCGTAGTTCAAGTAAGAAGCTTACTAAATCAAAACAAAATTGATGAGGCTTTAGAAGAGTGTGACAGACAACAAGGATCTGTAGGTAACGTAGTAAAAGAAGGTCTTACTACTTACAAAGCTCTTTCTCATGACACTACTTTAAATAAAGAGCAAAAAATGGTCGCTCTTAACAAGGCTATTGAAGAAGCTACAACTTTAGAGATGCCAATGTTAGAGAAAAACATGATGATTCTTTCTACTTTAGGTACTGTTGCAACATTGATCGCACTTTTAGGAACGGTAATCGGGATGATCAAAGCATTCTTCGCATTAGGTTCTGGTGGTGGTACTCCAGATGCAGCTGCACTTTCTACAGGTATCTCTGAAGCATTGATTAACACTGCTTTAGGTATTGGTACTTCAGCTATCGCTATTATCCTTTATAACTATTTTACTTCTAAAATTGATGGATTAACTTATAAGATTGACGAAATCGCTATGAGTATCCAGCAGTCTTTCGCTGAATTCAACTAA
- a CDS encoding DUF3276 family protein → MSEYKERHENEIFTKVLKAGRRTYFFDVRETKAGDYYLTITESKKNFGENGEATFEKHKIYLYKEDFKSFQEMFNESTDFIINEKGEDVISEKHDKDFKSKSYTIDSDDEV, encoded by the coding sequence ATGAGTGAATACAAGGAACGCCACGAAAATGAAATTTTCACGAAGGTGTTAAAAGCAGGGAGAAGGACTTATTTCTTTGATGTGCGCGAGACGAAAGCAGGAGATTATTATCTTACGATTACCGAAAGTAAAAAGAATTTCGGGGAGAATGGAGAAGCAACATTTGAGAAGCACAAAATTTACCTTTACAAAGAAGATTTTAAAAGTTTCCAGGAGATGTTTAATGAGTCCACAGATTTCATCATTAATGAAAAGGGTGAAGATGTAATATCTGAAAAGCATGACAAAGATTTCAAAAGTAAGTCTTATACGATAGATTCAGACGACGAAGTTTAA